One genomic window of Arthrobacter caoxuetaonis includes the following:
- a CDS encoding NUDIX hydrolase — MVLTLSAVLLRDSEGRILLVRKRGTRRFMQPGGKLEPGEDFRTAAAREVNEELGLDVAPEDLSDIGRWYGPAANEANTFIDAGLFGLNVPGPFGSGAAKAPQAAAEIEETLWLTPAEAFARNDISPLLRDHVLPQLLAQENPAPGVDG, encoded by the coding sequence GTGGTCCTGACCCTTTCGGCAGTCCTGCTGCGGGACAGCGAGGGGCGCATCCTGCTGGTCCGCAAACGCGGCACCCGCCGCTTCATGCAGCCCGGCGGCAAGCTTGAACCTGGTGAAGATTTCCGTACTGCCGCTGCGCGCGAGGTTAATGAGGAATTGGGGCTCGACGTTGCGCCGGAGGATTTGTCCGACATTGGCCGCTGGTACGGGCCCGCTGCGAATGAAGCCAATACGTTCATCGATGCCGGCCTCTTTGGGCTGAACGTTCCGGGTCCGTTTGGAAGCGGTGCTGCCAAGGCACCCCAGGCTGCCGCGGAAATCGAGGAAACCCTCTGGCTGACCCCGGCGGAGGCCTTCGCCCGCAACGACATTTCCCCGCTGCTGCGCGATCACGTGCTGCCCCAGCTGCTGGCCCAGGAAAACCCGGCCCCCGGCGTCGACGGCTAA
- a CDS encoding ABC-F family ATP-binding cassette domain-containing protein produces MAHLLGAENLSIAFGTRTILDGVSLGLDQGDRIGMVGRNGDGKSTLMRLLAERQTPDGGRVTRRRDVTVGYLDQSDVLDGELTVGRAIVGDAADHEWASNPRIRDVMSGLVQEVDWNAKVSSLSGGQKRRVALAKLLMGDDDVVMLDEPTNHLDVEGVAWLARHLKQRWRATDGALLVVTHDRWFLDEVCTRTWEVHDAVVDPFDGGYAAYVLARAERDRTAAVVEGKRQQLIKKELAWLRRGAPARTSKPKFRIEAANTLIADVPEPRDTLSLNKMATARLGKDVLDLESVSLTLGDTELFRNITLRLAPGQRLGIVGVNGAGKTTLLRLLNGTVEPTSGRLKRGKTVQTAVLTQEVRELDEVADLRVIEVIEKEKRVFNVGGRELSAGQLVEQLGFSSQRQWTPVRELSGGERRRLQLLRLLVGEPNVLMLDEPTNDLDTDTLAAVEDVLDGWPGTLVVVSHDRYLLERVTDTQMALLGDGKLRDLPGGVDQYLELREAALASGGAGGGGASQATRAAQAGASRPDAAHGSATATAVAGSLYSEADKRTARKDLTRIERQLNKLAAQADKVHEQMNAETAGGNPDFERLADLNAKLKAVAAEQEELEMEWLEASEILE; encoded by the coding sequence TTGGCACACCTGCTTGGCGCTGAAAACCTCAGCATCGCCTTTGGCACCCGCACCATCCTGGACGGCGTCTCGCTGGGACTGGACCAGGGCGACCGGATCGGCATGGTGGGACGCAACGGCGACGGCAAATCGACCTTGATGCGCCTCCTCGCAGAGCGGCAGACGCCCGACGGCGGCAGGGTCACCCGCCGCCGCGACGTCACCGTGGGATACCTGGACCAATCCGATGTGCTCGACGGCGAACTCACCGTTGGACGCGCGATCGTCGGTGATGCCGCGGACCACGAATGGGCTTCCAACCCGCGGATCCGCGACGTCATGAGCGGGCTGGTCCAGGAAGTGGACTGGAACGCCAAGGTTTCCTCGCTTTCCGGCGGGCAGAAGCGGCGTGTCGCCCTCGCCAAGCTGCTGATGGGGGACGACGACGTCGTCATGCTGGATGAGCCAACCAACCACCTCGACGTCGAAGGCGTCGCCTGGCTGGCCCGGCACCTGAAGCAGCGCTGGCGCGCCACCGACGGCGCGCTGCTGGTGGTCACCCACGACCGCTGGTTCCTTGACGAAGTCTGCACCCGGACCTGGGAAGTGCACGACGCCGTCGTCGATCCCTTCGACGGCGGTTATGCCGCGTATGTGCTGGCCCGGGCCGAACGCGACCGCACGGCGGCCGTCGTTGAGGGCAAACGGCAGCAGCTGATCAAGAAGGAACTCGCCTGGCTGCGCCGCGGCGCACCGGCCCGGACATCCAAGCCGAAGTTCCGGATCGAGGCCGCCAACACCCTGATCGCCGATGTTCCCGAGCCCCGGGACACCCTCTCGCTGAACAAGATGGCCACGGCGCGGCTGGGCAAGGACGTGCTGGACCTTGAGTCGGTCTCACTGACCCTGGGGGACACCGAACTCTTCCGCAATATCACCCTGCGCCTTGCTCCCGGCCAGCGGCTGGGAATCGTGGGTGTGAACGGCGCCGGCAAAACCACCCTGCTGCGCCTGCTCAACGGAACAGTGGAACCCACGTCGGGCCGGCTCAAGCGCGGCAAGACCGTGCAGACGGCTGTCCTCACCCAGGAGGTGCGGGAGCTGGATGAAGTCGCGGACCTGCGCGTTATCGAGGTCATCGAGAAGGAAAAGCGGGTCTTCAACGTTGGCGGACGCGAGTTGTCCGCCGGTCAGCTGGTGGAACAGCTGGGCTTCAGCTCCCAGCGCCAGTGGACACCGGTCCGCGAGCTTTCCGGCGGAGAACGCCGGCGGCTGCAGCTGCTCCGCCTGCTGGTGGGGGAGCCGAACGTGCTGATGCTGGATGAACCGACCAACGACCTGGACACCGACACCCTCGCAGCCGTCGAAGACGTGCTGGACGGCTGGCCTGGAACCCTGGTGGTGGTCTCGCACGACCGGTACCTGCTCGAACGCGTCACGGATACCCAGATGGCGCTGCTCGGTGACGGCAAGCTCCGGGACCTGCCCGGCGGCGTCGACCAGTACCTTGAGCTGCGCGAAGCAGCGCTGGCTTCCGGAGGAGCGGGCGGCGGAGGGGCCTCGCAGGCCACCCGCGCGGCGCAGGCCGGTGCCTCCCGTCCGGATGCTGCCCACGGAAGCGCCACGGCCACGGCCGTGGCAGGCAGCCTGTACTCCGAGGCGGACAAGCGTACGGCGCGGAAGGACCTCACCCGGATTGAGCGGCAGCTGAACAAGCTGGCCGCGCAGGCCGACAAGGTCCATGAGCAGATGAATGCCGAAACTGCCGGCGGCAACCCCGACTTCGAACGGCTGGCAGACCTGAACGCCAAGCTCAAGGCCGTTGCTGCCGAGCAGGAGGAACTGGAAATGGAGTGGCTCGAGGCTTCGGAGATCCTGGAATAA
- a CDS encoding helix-turn-helix domain-containing protein, giving the protein MAMGKTFGEKLRTARRGRFLSRAELAAPMLRERDVSLLEAGRREPGPGAIQHFVQQLAAAPGALRRPGGTASALYLSLSASQSWDERSYRHCLDQALAGAAAALAEQDVDEWWDLSFLAARSQLKLENYAGCIQQAQLLARHPLALRRDPLRARARALLATAYQGSGNLAQAVSQAKAAVAAAEGAPAKGGVVLLEAYQCLAAALTESGKVAEAWEICRVLLLPLLDTVPDATAAGKGFWTVGNVAFRRGDSTGGQAFHQRAATLLSPRQDLELWASFNKASASMRLSSGLHDDMTLDCMQRAQAALAVVGESSSDTLDLLHSRGRWQHLRGNNVEAVILLSQAYAERERLAPQTAAEVALQLGISLASLGESRQAAERLQESVALFLRAGAMDRSGHASALAESLVQDCQG; this is encoded by the coding sequence ATGGCGATGGGCAAAACCTTTGGCGAAAAGCTTAGGACTGCACGGCGGGGTCGCTTCCTCAGCCGTGCCGAACTGGCTGCGCCGATGCTGCGTGAGCGCGACGTTTCACTGCTTGAAGCCGGACGCCGGGAACCGGGACCCGGCGCGATCCAACACTTTGTGCAGCAGCTTGCAGCAGCCCCGGGCGCCCTCCGGCGGCCGGGCGGAACAGCGAGTGCGCTCTACCTCTCGCTGAGCGCCTCCCAGTCGTGGGACGAACGGAGCTACCGGCACTGCCTGGATCAGGCTCTGGCCGGGGCAGCCGCCGCATTGGCTGAACAGGACGTGGACGAATGGTGGGACCTGTCCTTCCTCGCCGCACGCTCCCAGCTCAAATTGGAGAACTATGCCGGATGCATCCAGCAGGCGCAGCTGCTGGCACGGCACCCGCTGGCCCTGAGGCGGGACCCGCTTCGCGCCCGTGCCCGGGCACTTCTGGCAACGGCGTATCAGGGCTCAGGCAACCTGGCCCAGGCTGTCAGCCAGGCGAAGGCGGCAGTCGCGGCAGCCGAGGGGGCCCCTGCCAAAGGCGGCGTGGTCCTTCTTGAGGCGTACCAGTGCCTGGCAGCTGCCCTGACCGAAAGCGGGAAGGTGGCGGAAGCCTGGGAGATCTGCCGCGTCCTGCTGCTCCCGCTGCTCGACACGGTGCCTGATGCCACCGCAGCAGGCAAGGGTTTCTGGACGGTTGGAAACGTGGCTTTCCGGCGCGGTGACAGCACAGGCGGCCAGGCGTTCCACCAGCGGGCCGCCACGCTTCTCAGCCCCCGGCAGGACCTTGAGCTCTGGGCCTCCTTCAACAAGGCATCGGCGAGCATGCGGCTCTCCTCGGGCCTGCACGATGACATGACGCTGGACTGTATGCAAAGAGCGCAGGCGGCTCTCGCCGTCGTCGGTGAATCCTCATCCGACACCCTGGACCTGCTCCACTCACGCGGCCGCTGGCAGCACCTGCGGGGGAACAACGTCGAAGCGGTCATCCTCCTGTCCCAGGCGTACGCCGAGCGGGAGCGGCTGGCGCCGCAGACAGCAGCAGAGGTTGCCCTTCAACTGGGCATCAGCCTGGCGTCACTCGGCGAGAGCCGGCAGGCAGCCGAGCGCCTGCAGGAGAGTGTTGCCCTGTTCCTCAGGGCCGGTGCAATGGACCGTTCCGGACATGCATCAGCCCTGGCAGAGTCCCTTGTCCAGGACTGCCAGGGCTGA
- the pth gene encoding aminoacyl-tRNA hydrolase produces MNSSTWLVAGLGNPGPGYSRNRHNVGQMVLDELASRMGGTFKSHKARAQVLEGRIGIGGPRVVLAKPLTYMNLSGGPVSALARFYGIDPENVVAVHDEIDIPFNTVKLKLGGGEGGHNGLRDISKALGTKDYLRVRIGVGRPPGRMETADYVLKDFGSVESKELPFLVSDGADAVELLLSEGLTAAQQKFHTGS; encoded by the coding sequence TTGAACAGCAGCACCTGGCTTGTAGCCGGGCTCGGGAACCCCGGGCCCGGCTACAGCCGTAACCGGCACAATGTCGGCCAGATGGTCCTTGACGAGCTTGCGTCCCGGATGGGCGGCACGTTCAAATCGCACAAGGCACGTGCCCAGGTCCTAGAGGGCCGCATCGGCATCGGCGGCCCGCGAGTGGTCCTGGCCAAACCCCTGACGTACATGAACCTTTCGGGCGGACCGGTCTCTGCCCTGGCCCGTTTCTACGGGATTGACCCTGAGAATGTCGTGGCCGTCCACGACGAGATCGACATTCCCTTCAACACCGTCAAGCTGAAGCTTGGCGGGGGAGAAGGCGGACACAACGGACTCCGCGACATTTCCAAGGCGCTGGGCACCAAGGACTACCTCCGTGTGCGCATCGGTGTGGGGCGCCCTCCCGGCCGGATGGAAACGGCCGATTACGTGCTGAAGGACTTCGGCAGCGTTGAGTCCAAAGAGCTTCCATTCCTGGTTTCCGACGGTGCGGATGCCGTTG
- the rsmA gene encoding 16S rRNA (adenine(1518)-N(6)/adenine(1519)-N(6))-dimethyltransferase RsmA: MTDSVSTPASRPKPLLGATDIRALAEELDVRPTKTLGQNFVIDGNTIRRIVAAASLDPEETVLEVGPGLGSLTLGLLDAAREVVAVEIDPVLAGRLPETVRTWRPAEAQNLHVVLADAMRVTELPAEPTALVANLPYNVAVPVVLHLLENFPSLRHGLVMVQDEVADRLAAKPGSKTYGVPSVKAAWYGTMRKAGVIGMNVFWPAPKIASGLVGFERHTPPDTTASREEVFAVIDAAFAQRRKTLRAALAGWAGSPAEAERALRAAGVDPSARGEVLDIHAYTRIAEARHAA; this comes from the coding sequence GTGACTGATTCCGTTTCGACGCCCGCTTCCCGGCCCAAGCCGCTCCTCGGCGCCACCGATATCCGGGCGCTGGCCGAGGAACTCGATGTCCGCCCCACAAAAACCCTCGGACAGAACTTCGTCATCGACGGGAACACCATCCGCAGGATTGTTGCGGCGGCGTCGCTGGACCCGGAGGAAACCGTCCTGGAGGTTGGACCCGGACTGGGATCCCTGACCCTCGGCCTCCTGGATGCGGCCCGCGAGGTGGTCGCCGTCGAGATTGATCCGGTACTGGCTGGACGGCTCCCCGAGACCGTCCGCACCTGGCGTCCGGCGGAAGCACAGAACCTGCATGTGGTCCTGGCCGATGCCATGCGGGTGACCGAACTGCCCGCGGAGCCCACCGCCCTGGTCGCGAATCTTCCCTACAATGTTGCCGTTCCCGTGGTGCTGCACCTTCTGGAGAACTTTCCAAGCCTGCGCCACGGCCTGGTCATGGTGCAGGACGAAGTTGCCGACAGGCTGGCGGCGAAGCCGGGCTCCAAGACGTACGGCGTGCCCTCGGTCAAGGCAGCCTGGTACGGGACCATGCGCAAGGCCGGCGTAATCGGGATGAACGTCTTCTGGCCTGCACCGAAGATTGCCTCCGGCCTGGTCGGGTTTGAGCGGCACACGCCGCCGGACACGACCGCCAGCAGGGAGGAAGTGTTCGCCGTCATTGATGCGGCCTTTGCCCAGCGCCGGAAGACGCTGCGCGCGGCCCTTGCCGGCTGGGCCGGGAGCCCGGCGGAGGCCGAGCGGGCGCTTCGGGCTGCCGGAGTCGACCCCAGTGCCCGCGGTGAGGTGCTGGATATCCATGCCTACACCCGGATCGCGGAGGCGCGGCACGCAGCATGA
- the glmU gene encoding bifunctional UDP-N-acetylglucosamine diphosphorylase/glucosamine-1-phosphate N-acetyltransferase GlmU → MQEPQSTGTKTEAGPAAVIVLAAGAGTRMKSRLPKILHPVGGVSMVGHALNAAQALHPRTLAVVVRHEREQVAEHVGTQQPGALIVDQDDVPGTGRAVQAAVEAIDALTPLEGTVVVTYGDVPLLEAATLRELVAVHNVDSNAVTVLTARVEDPTGYGRVLRAEDGTVTGIVEQKDATAEQLAVNEINSGIYAFDAAVLRSALAGVSTDNAQGEMYLTDVLAIARAAGGRVAAVVTTDQWQVEGANDRVQLAALNAEHNRRNLERWMRAGVTVVDPAATWIDSTVTLDEDVTILPGTQLHGTTTVARDAVVGPDTTLTNVSIGEGAKVVRTHGSDAVIGAGADVGPFAYLRPGTRLGERGKIGTFVETKNATIGTGSKVPHLSYVGDATIGEHSNIGAASVFVNYDGVNKHHTTVGSHVRMGSDNMYVAPVTVGDGAYSGAGTVIRKDVPAGSLAINVAPQRNLENWVPANRPGSAAAQAAERAQTQTSLSGTDIPTRESEQS, encoded by the coding sequence ATGCAGGAACCGCAAAGTACCGGAACGAAGACCGAAGCCGGTCCGGCCGCCGTAATTGTCCTGGCCGCCGGGGCAGGCACCCGGATGAAGTCACGCCTCCCGAAGATCCTGCATCCCGTAGGCGGCGTTTCCATGGTCGGCCACGCACTGAACGCGGCCCAGGCGCTGCACCCGCGCACCCTCGCCGTCGTGGTTCGCCATGAACGCGAGCAGGTCGCGGAACACGTTGGCACGCAGCAGCCGGGAGCCCTGATCGTTGACCAGGACGACGTCCCGGGAACCGGCCGGGCAGTCCAGGCCGCCGTCGAAGCCATTGACGCCCTCACCCCGCTGGAAGGAACCGTCGTCGTGACTTACGGCGACGTGCCGCTGCTGGAAGCGGCCACCCTGCGCGAGCTGGTGGCAGTGCACAACGTGGACTCCAACGCCGTCACCGTCCTCACTGCCCGTGTTGAGGACCCCACCGGCTACGGCCGGGTACTGCGGGCCGAAGACGGAACCGTCACCGGAATCGTGGAGCAGAAGGATGCCACTGCCGAGCAGTTGGCCGTGAACGAAATTAACTCCGGCATCTACGCGTTCGACGCCGCTGTGCTGCGTTCGGCCCTGGCGGGGGTCAGCACGGACAACGCCCAGGGCGAGATGTACCTGACCGACGTCCTGGCCATTGCCCGGGCGGCAGGCGGCCGGGTTGCCGCCGTTGTCACCACGGATCAGTGGCAGGTCGAGGGCGCGAACGACCGCGTGCAGCTCGCAGCCCTGAACGCCGAGCACAACCGGCGGAACCTGGAGCGCTGGATGCGTGCCGGCGTGACCGTCGTGGACCCGGCAGCCACCTGGATCGATTCCACCGTCACCCTGGACGAGGACGTGACGATCCTGCCCGGCACCCAGCTGCACGGCACCACCACGGTGGCTCGCGACGCCGTCGTCGGCCCGGACACCACTCTCACCAACGTCAGCATCGGCGAGGGCGCCAAGGTGGTCCGCACCCACGGCTCTGACGCCGTGATCGGGGCAGGAGCCGACGTCGGGCCCTTCGCCTACCTGCGCCCGGGAACCCGGCTGGGGGAGCGGGGCAAGATCGGCACGTTCGTGGAAACCAAGAACGCGACCATCGGTACCGGTTCCAAGGTTCCGCACCTTTCCTATGTGGGGGACGCCACCATCGGCGAGCACTCGAACATTGGCGCAGCCTCCGTCTTCGTCAACTACGACGGCGTAAACAAGCACCACACCACGGTCGGATCGCACGTGCGGATGGGCAGCGACAACATGTACGTGGCGCCCGTCACCGTGGGGGACGGGGCGTACAGTGGAGCTGGAACGGTGATCCGCAAGGACGTTCCGGCGGGCTCGCTGGCCATCAACGTGGCGCCCCAGCGCAACCTCGAGAACTGGGTGCCGGCCAACCGTCCCGGCTCCGCTGCAGCGCAGGCCGCCGAGCGCGCCCAGACACAGACTTCCCTCTCCGGTACTGATATCCCCACGCGAGAAAGCGAACAGTCATGA
- a CDS encoding 4-(cytidine 5'-diphospho)-2-C-methyl-D-erythritol kinase: protein MSIPGIHTASVSAPGKINVSLQVGPLRKDGYHSVASVYLAVSLLEDVRATAGQSGITVAVEGGGPLRIPVDGIPLGPDNLVARAAAELAHRTGRRDPAVDLLITKRVPVAGGMGGGSADAAAALMACNSLWGTGLSHTELASIASGLGADVPFALAGGAAVGLGVGDQLTPLDAEASLHWVLVASSIGLSTPGVYRRLDELRAGRNIPEPAAADPRVLEAVRSGNAAALAGVIHNDLQAAALSLAPQLAPVLDRGRELGALAGIVSGSGPTLAFLAGGAAAAADLESALRAEGHNALAVHGPARGAEVTAPADIT, encoded by the coding sequence ATGAGCATCCCGGGCATCCACACGGCGAGCGTCAGCGCGCCCGGAAAGATCAACGTTTCCCTGCAGGTGGGGCCGCTCCGTAAGGATGGCTACCACTCCGTGGCCAGCGTTTATCTGGCAGTGAGCCTGCTGGAGGACGTCCGGGCCACTGCGGGGCAGTCCGGAATCACTGTTGCCGTTGAAGGCGGCGGACCGCTGCGGATCCCCGTGGACGGCATCCCGCTGGGACCGGATAACCTCGTGGCCCGTGCGGCTGCGGAGCTGGCGCACCGGACCGGCCGCCGGGACCCGGCCGTGGATTTGCTGATCACCAAGCGGGTTCCCGTTGCCGGCGGCATGGGAGGCGGGTCCGCGGATGCGGCCGCTGCCCTCATGGCGTGCAACTCCTTGTGGGGAACCGGCCTCTCACACACCGAGCTGGCCTCGATTGCTTCCGGTCTCGGCGCGGACGTGCCGTTCGCCCTTGCCGGGGGAGCCGCCGTCGGGCTGGGGGTTGGAGACCAGCTGACCCCGCTGGACGCGGAAGCGTCCCTGCATTGGGTGCTGGTCGCTTCCTCGATCGGGCTGTCCACGCCGGGGGTGTACCGGCGGCTGGATGAACTGCGTGCGGGCAGAAACATCCCCGAACCAGCTGCAGCCGATCCCCGGGTCCTGGAAGCAGTCCGGTCCGGGAACGCTGCCGCGCTGGCCGGCGTTATCCATAACGACCTGCAGGCTGCCGCACTGTCACTGGCGCCCCAGCTGGCACCTGTGCTGGACCGGGGACGGGAACTGGGTGCACTCGCCGGGATCGTGTCCGGATCCGGCCCCACCCTTGCTTTCCTGGCCGGCGGCGCGGCGGCAGCTGCGGACCTCGAATCGGCCCTGCGTGCCGAGGGGCACAACGCCCTTGCCGTGCACGGCCCGGCCCGCGGTGCGGAAGTCACCGCCCCGGCTGACATCACCTGA
- a CDS encoding resuscitation-promoting factor: protein MATSFVRRGLKLGGQAAVMVALILGLVAFVGTNKSVVLKVDGESSDILTFGGTVEDVLEKADIQLAAADLVVPAPGTEVQDGTTIEVITAKTVDVNVDGTGHTIQTTGATVADLVSELRVSTKSSLSASLDTSLTKLTGLSISTPKSVLLVADGKTTQVETTAGTVRELLQETGTELAPADRISVPVRADITDGMVLKVTRVLTGSQDTVTEAVPYETRSVEDPELFEGEKNVTAAGVPGERTLVFNTVILDGREVSRSLASETLNVAPVAETVAVGTKKRPAPAAPAGGTAPAGGTWAALAQCESGGNWHINSGNGYYGGLQFSTQSWIGAGGGAYAPVASDATPEQQIAVAENLRANGGWGHWPSCARKLGLL from the coding sequence GTGGCAACTTCTTTCGTGAGGCGCGGGCTCAAACTCGGCGGCCAGGCCGCCGTCATGGTGGCCCTCATCCTGGGGCTCGTGGCCTTTGTCGGCACCAACAAGTCCGTCGTCCTGAAAGTGGACGGCGAATCCAGCGACATCCTGACCTTCGGCGGCACCGTTGAGGACGTCCTGGAAAAGGCCGACATCCAGCTGGCTGCGGCGGACCTCGTTGTTCCCGCTCCCGGCACCGAGGTGCAGGACGGCACCACGATCGAAGTCATCACTGCCAAGACCGTTGACGTGAACGTCGACGGCACAGGCCACACCATCCAGACCACCGGAGCGACGGTCGCCGACCTGGTCTCCGAACTCCGGGTCTCGACAAAGTCATCCCTCTCCGCCTCGCTGGACACTTCGCTCACCAAGCTGACCGGGCTCTCCATCTCCACCCCCAAGTCAGTCCTGCTGGTAGCAGACGGCAAAACCACTCAGGTTGAGACCACGGCCGGCACGGTCCGCGAACTTCTCCAGGAGACCGGCACCGAGCTTGCTCCGGCGGACCGGATCTCGGTTCCTGTCCGCGCGGACATCACTGACGGCATGGTCCTTAAAGTCACCCGCGTCCTGACCGGTTCCCAGGACACCGTCACCGAAGCTGTCCCCTACGAGACCCGTTCGGTCGAGGACCCGGAACTCTTCGAAGGCGAAAAGAACGTCACGGCAGCCGGTGTCCCGGGCGAACGCACGCTCGTCTTCAACACGGTCATCCTCGACGGACGCGAAGTCAGCAGGAGCCTGGCCAGCGAAACACTCAACGTGGCACCGGTTGCGGAGACCGTAGCCGTAGGGACCAAGAAGCGTCCCGCGCCGGCTGCGCCGGCTGGAGGCACCGCGCCGGCCGGAGGCACCTGGGCAGCGCTCGCCCAGTGCGAGTCCGGCGGAAACTGGCACATCAACAGCGGCAACGGCTACTACGGCGGACTCCAGTTCAGCACGCAGAGCTGGATCGGAGCCGGAGGCGGCGCCTACGCCCCCGTAGCGAGCGACGCGACACCCGAGCAGCAGATTGCCGTCGCGGAGAACCTCCGCGCGAACGGCGGCTGGGGTCACTGGCCCTCCTGCGCGCGGAAGCTCGGACTCCTCTAG
- a CDS encoding ribose-phosphate diphosphokinase — protein MSSVITAQGEKRLVLATGRAHPELAEEVAKCLDTELLPLAAYDFANGEIYVRPGESVRGKDVFVIQAHPAPLNNWLMEQLIMIDALKRASAQRITVVSPFYPYARQDKKGRGREPISARLVADLYKTAGADRIMSVDLHTSQIQGFFDGPVDHLMAIPLLADYIRTRVDVANVTVVSPDTGRVRVAEQWAERLGGAPLAFVHKSRDLTVPNQAVSKQVVGQIEGRTCVLIDDMIDTGGTIAGAVRVLKEAGAKDVIIAATHAVFSDPAARTLAESGAREVVVTNTLPIPVNKRFEQLTVLSIAPLIARAIREVFEDGSVTSLFDGKA, from the coding sequence ATGAGCAGCGTAATCACCGCACAAGGTGAAAAAAGGCTTGTCCTAGCCACAGGACGGGCACACCCTGAGCTGGCGGAGGAAGTGGCCAAGTGCCTCGACACGGAGCTGCTGCCTCTGGCTGCCTATGACTTCGCCAACGGCGAGATCTATGTGCGTCCGGGCGAGAGCGTGCGCGGCAAGGATGTTTTTGTTATCCAGGCCCACCCGGCACCGCTGAACAACTGGCTGATGGAACAGCTGATCATGATCGACGCGCTCAAGCGCGCTTCGGCCCAGCGCATCACCGTGGTTTCCCCGTTCTACCCCTACGCCCGCCAGGACAAGAAGGGCCGCGGCCGCGAGCCGATCTCCGCCCGTCTGGTGGCGGACCTGTACAAGACCGCCGGCGCAGACCGCATCATGAGCGTTGACCTGCACACCTCGCAGATCCAGGGCTTCTTCGACGGCCCCGTTGACCACCTGATGGCCATCCCGCTGCTGGCTGACTACATCCGCACCCGCGTGGACGTCGCCAACGTCACCGTGGTTTCCCCGGACACCGGCCGGGTCCGCGTTGCCGAGCAGTGGGCCGAGCGCCTCGGCGGCGCCCCGCTGGCCTTCGTGCACAAGAGCCGCGACCTCACCGTCCCGAACCAGGCCGTCTCCAAGCAGGTTGTAGGCCAGATTGAAGGCCGCACCTGCGTCCTGATCGATGACATGATCGACACCGGCGGAACGATCGCCGGCGCCGTGCGCGTGCTGAAGGAGGCCGGTGCAAAGGACGTCATCATCGCGGCCACCCACGCTGTGTTCTCCGATCCGGCTGCACGCACCCTGGCCGAGTCCGGCGCCCGCGAGGTCGTCGTCACGAATACCCTGCCGATCCCGGTCAACAAGCGCTTCGAGCAGCTGACCGTGCTCTCGATCGCACCGCTGATCGCCCGCGCGATCCGTGAGGTCTTCGAAGACGGTTCAGTCACGAGTCTGTTCGACGGCAAGGCCTAG
- a CDS encoding 50S ribosomal protein L25/general stress protein Ctc, producing MSEQKLAATIRTEFGKGAARKARVAGKIPAVIYGHGADVMHILLPAKATTLAVRTPNALLDIDVDGEAHLALAKDIQRDPIKQIIEHIDLLTVRKGEKVEVEVNVHVEGELAPGANVFNQEANTVLVSADATNLPETITVSIEGRKAGEHIHASDLELPAGVELLLDPETMVINISESAVQDLGETTETEAAAAPAAPADEA from the coding sequence ATGTCTGAGCAGAAGCTCGCAGCCACCATCCGCACCGAATTCGGCAAGGGTGCAGCCCGTAAGGCACGCGTCGCCGGCAAGATCCCCGCAGTAATCTACGGCCACGGCGCCGACGTCATGCACATCCTGCTGCCGGCCAAGGCAACCACGCTGGCCGTCCGCACCCCGAACGCCCTGCTGGACATCGACGTTGACGGTGAAGCTCACCTGGCCCTGGCCAAGGATATCCAGCGCGATCCGATCAAGCAGATCATCGAGCACATCGATCTCCTGACCGTCCGCAAGGGCGAAAAGGTCGAGGTTGAGGTCAACGTCCACGTTGAAGGCGAACTGGCACCGGGTGCCAACGTGTTCAACCAGGAAGCCAACACTGTGCTGGTCTCCGCTGACGCCACCAACCTGCCGGAAACCATCACCGTGAGCATCGAAGGCCGCAAGGCCGGCGAGCACATCCACGCTTCGGACCTGGAACTGCCTGCCGGCGTCGAGCTCCTCCTCGATCCCGAGACCATGGTCATCAACATCTCCGAGTCCGCTGTCCAGGACCTCGGCGAAACCACTGAGACTGAAGCAGCCGCAGCTCCGGCTGCTCCCGCTGACGAGGCATAG